Within the Microbacterium sp. 1S1 genome, the region AGCCCTCCACCTGCGCCACGATGTGGTCGTAGGAGAAGTCGAACATGCCCTGGGACGGCACGATGCCGCACTTCGTCTGCAGCACGATCTCGTCGCGTTCGGCGGCACCGAGCTGCAGGGCGTCGCCGAACCGTGCCTCGCAGTGGTGCATCCGCCCGCCGTAGATGTCCGCATGGTCGAAGAAGTCGATTCCCGCGTCGCGCGCCGTTCGGTACAGGTCGCGGATCTGCTCGTCGTCGAGACTGTCGATGCGCATCATCCCGGCGATCAGAGCCGGAGCGGTCGTCGATCCGAAGGAAACGGTCTTCATGCGCCCCACGCTACTTTACGACGCGCCGGACCTCGGCCTCCCCCACCCCGGACGCTGTCGAATCACGGGGCGCAGGGCAGCAGACTCGTGACCGGGATCTCGAGCGCGCCCGCGATCCCCGCCAGGTCCTCCATCGTGAAGTCCGCTCGTTCCTCCAGAAGGTCGACGAGCACGAGCGGCGCGATTCCGGACCGCTGCGAGAGTTCGACGACCGACACACCGGCGTGCAGGCGGGCTGCCTCGACCGCCGCTGCCATCAGATGACCCAATTCTGTCCCCATGCGCCTACGGTACCGCCACACACGGACACTCCCCGTGCGTTTTGGAGCCGATATGACGGCATCCTGCTGTCGTCGCGCTGCTAAGGTGAGCCGGATGAAGACACCAGCCGAGGAGTTCAACGAGGCGGTCGGCCGTCAGCTGCGGGCGGAGATCGCCGCCGCGCGCAGCAGCATCGCCGCCATGGCGCGCGATATCGGCATCGCGCGGAGCGCGCTGGACAACTACGTCACCGGCAAGCGCGCGATCCCCGTGCCCGTGGTCTACGCGGTGTGCGCCGCGGTGGGACTGGAGCCCCACGTCCTGGTCGCTCGCGCGGAGGAGCGCCTGGCCGCCGATGGCACGTCTGCGACCGTCACTCCCCTCCGTCGCCCCGCCGATGTCGCCACCCCGCGCGATAATGCCCGCGAGGTCGCCTTCGAATCCGGCTCCGCCCGCGACTCGGACACCGACGATCTCTACCACTAGACGACATCGACGGGACGGAGGTCCATGCAGCAACTCCTCCGGCTTGCCGACGAGCTCGGACTCCGCGTGGTCGAACGCCCCGGTCCGACGCCCGGCGGGTTCCAGCCCGTCACCCGCACGATCCGTCTCGCCCCGGGGATGAACAGGCGCACCACGCGCAGCATCCTCGCCCACGAGCTCGGTCACGCGCAGCTCGGCCACCATCCCACCGGTCAGCCGGTGCTCCGGGCCCGACAGGAGCGGCAGGCGGATGAGTGGGCCGCGTCTTGCCTGATCACCGCGGCGGCCTATGCCTCGGCGGAACAGATCCGCGGTCCGCATCTCGCGAGCCTGGCCTTCGAGCTCGACGTCACGATCGAGATCGTCGTCGCCTTCCAGCGGCTGCTGCACCGCGAGCACGCCGCCGCGCCCGCCGCGTGACGACTCAGCGCGGTCGCGGACGCTGGTTGAATGACCTCATGGCCTTCCTCGTCTCCCCCGCCCCCGTCACCCTCACCGGCGAGCTCGTCGAGCTCCGCCCGCTCGACAGATCGCATGTCGACGGACTCGTCGAGGCGGTCACAGAGGGCGACCTGTGGAAGAACGCCTGGTACACGTCGGTCCCGGCTCCCGACGGCGTCGCGACTGAGGTCGACCGCCGCCTCGGCCTCGTCGACGCCGGCGAGATGGTGCCGTTCACGGCCTTCGACGCCGCCGGGCGCGTCCTCGGTCTGACCTCGTACTACGACATCGTCGCCGACGTTCCCCGGCTGCACATCGGGTACACGTGGAACCGTCCGTCCGCGCACGGCACGGGAACGAACGCGGAGTCCAAACTCCTGCTCCTCCGCCATGCCTTCGAGACGCTGGGCGTGTTCCGGGTCGGGCTGACGACCCAATGGGTGAACTTCCAGTCCCGCGCCGCGATCGAGCGGCTGGGTGCGAAGCAGGATGGCGTGATGCGGGCGATGAGCCGCTACCGCAACGGCGCACTGCGCGACAGCGTGGAGTACTCCATCATCGAGCCGGAGTGGCCCGCGGTACGGGCGAACCTCGAAGCGAGGCTGGCCCGGCGACGGTGAGCGCGGGGCACCGCCCCGCGGTGGTCACTCGGTCGGGCTGCCGGTCCAGTTCTTGGAGCGGCGGGTCGCCGAGCCGCGCTGACGCATCGCGAATCCGAGGGCCAGGGAGACCAGCAGGATGCCGCCGACGAACGTGAGCGCGGCGAGCGTGTCCGGCATCTCGTGGGCGATCCCCAGCAGCCAGAAGCCTCCGAGGAACATGAGCATGAAGAAGAGGAAGCTGAGGATCACGGGATCTCCTGTCGTCGGTGCTCTACCAGGATAGCCCGGACCCGGAAAGGCCCTGTGCCGGCGCCCGGATCTCTGGTGGGCTCGGATCATGAACACTCCGCTCACCGCCCTCGCGATCTCCTGCACGCTCAAGCCTTCCCCTGCCGCGTCGAGCTCCGGCCTGCTCGCACAGCAGCTCCTCGACGCGCTCGGCGAGCACGGCGTGACGGGCGACCTCGTCCGCGCCGTGGACTTCGACATCCGACCCGGCGTCGAGAACGACATGGGCGACGGCGACCAGTGGCCGAGCCTCCGCCGGCGCGTCCTCGACGCCGACATCCTCGTGTTCGTCACACCGACCTGGATGGGGCAGCACTCCAGCGTTGCCCAGCGCGTACTGGAGCGTCTCGACGCCGAACTCAGCGAGACGGACGAGCAGGGGCGGCCCATCCTGTTCGACAAGGTCGCCATCGCCGGCGTGCTCGGCAACGAGGACGGCGCACACCACATCTCGGCGATCCTCTTCCAGGCGCTGAACGACATCGGCTACACGATTCCCGCCCAGACCTCGGTCTACTGGAACGGCGAGGCGATGCAGACGGTGGACTACAAGGACCTCGACGAGACCCCCAAAGCCGTGGCCTCCGCAATCGCGACGGCGACCCGCAACGCGGCGCACCTCGCGCGGCAGCTCACCGCGCAGGCGTACCCCGCCGAGTAGCGGAGGTGGTCAGTCGGCGGGGCCGTCGACGACCTCGTCGACCAGGCAGATGCCACCGGACGAGCTCGCTTCGACCATGAGGGCCTGGATCCACTTCACGTTCAGCTCCGGCGTCACCGGCTCCTCGAACGTGAAGCGCAGCGGAATGGACGGATGCAACCAGATGGTCGAGCGCCCCGGGACGTCGCCCTCGGGATGCTTCCACGACAGTGTGAAGCTCTCGTTCCGGCGCAGTTTCGTCGCGATCGCGACCTTCAGATGAGCCAGGGCGCGGTCTTCGATCTGGATCTCGCTGCCGGAGCCGTACTGCATGGTTCCCATCCCACGACTCTACGACCCCGAACGGGCGGGACGCCAGGAACGACACCCTGCGCGGCCGCGTGGTCGGGGAGGGCGACGACGAGAAGGCCCCCGGCGCCCGCGCTCGGGGGGCGGGGCCGGGGGCCTTCGCCTCAGCGGTGTGCTGCGACAGTGGACTCAGAAGTCCCAGTCGTCGTCTTCCGTGGCCTCGGCCTTGCCGATGACGTAGGACGAGCCGGAGCCGGAGAAGAAGTCGTGGTTCTCGTCCGCATTCGGGGAGAGCGCCGACAGGATCGCCGGGTTCACGTTCGTGACCGTCGACGGGAACATCGCCTCGTAGCCCAGGTTCATGAGGGCCTTGTTGGCGTTGTAGTGCAGGAACTTCTTGACGTCTTCGGTCAGGCCGACGCCGTCGTAGAGATCCTGCGTGTACTGCACCTCGTTGTCGTAGAGCTCGTAGAGCAGCGAGAACGTGTAGTCCTTGAGCTCGTCCTTGCGCGCCTGGCCGGCGGTCTCGAGCCCGCGCTGGAACTTGTAACCGATGTAGTAGCCGTGTACGGCCTCGTCACGGATGATGAGGCGGATGAGGTCGGCCGTGTTGGTGAGCTTCGCTCGGCTCGACCAGTGCATCGGCAGGTAGAAGCCCGAGTAGAAGAGGAAGCTTTCCAGCAGGGTCGAGGCGACCTTGCGCTTGAGCGGGTCGTCACCGCGGTAGTAGTCCGTGACGATCTGCGCCTTCTTCTGCAGGTTCGGGTTCTCCACCGACCAGCGGAAAGCCTCGTCGATCTCCTTCGTCGAGCACAGCGTCGAGAAGATCGACGAGTAGCTCTTCGCGTGCACCGACTCCATGAACGCGATGTTCGTGTAGACGGCCTCCTCGTGCGGGGTGATCGCATCGGGGATGAGCGAGACGGCGCCGACCGTGCCCTGGATCGTGTCGAGGAGCGTGAGACCCGTGAACACGCGCATCGTGAGCGTCTGCTCCTCCGGGGTGAGCGTGTTCCACGACTGGATGTCGTTCGACAGCGGCACCTTCTCGGGCAGCCAGAAGTTGTTCACCAGACGGTTCCAGACCTCGAGGTCCTTGTCGTCCTGGATGCGGTTCCAGTTGATCGCCTGCACGCTGTCGACCAGCTTGAGCGGAGAGTGGGGAGTCATTCTTGTCCTGTTTCCTGGGTCACTGAGCCTGTCCAAGTGTGAGCCGGTCGAGGCTCAGAGCATGCACGAGACGCACTCGGTCATGTCGGTGCCCTCGAGCGCCAGCTGACGCAGACGGATGTAGTAGATCGTCTTGATGCCCTTGCGCCAGGCGTAGATCTGGGCCTTGTTGATGTCGCGCGTGGTGGCGGTGTCCTTGAAGAACAGCGTCAGCGACAGACCCTGGTCGACGTGCTGCGTCGCCGCGGCATACGTGTCGATGACCTTCTCGTAGCCGATCTCGTACGCGTCCTGGTAGTACTCCAGGTTGTCGTTCGTCATGAACGCCGCCGGGTAGTACACGCGGCCGAGCTTGCCCTCCTTGCGGATCTCGATCTTCGAGGCGATCGGGTGGATCGACGAGGTCGAGTTGTTGATGTAGGAGATCGACCCGGTCGGCGGCACGGCCTGCAGGTTCTGGTTGTAGATCCCGTGCTCCTGGATCGACGCCTTGAGCTGGACCCAGTCCTCCTGCGTCGGGATGTGCTTGCCGGCGAAGAGCTCCTTGACCTTCTCGGTCTCCGGAACCCAGGCGCGCTCGATGTACTTGTCGAAGAACTCGCCGGACGCGTAGGTCGAGTCGGCGAACCCGTCGAAGGTCGTCCCGCGCTCGATCGCGAGCTGGTTCGAGGCGCGCAGCGCGTGGTACAGCACGGTGTAGAAGTAGATGTTCGTGAAGTCGACACCCTCCTCCGAACCGTAGAACACGCGCTCACGGGCGAGATAGCCGTGCAGGTTCATCTGGCCGAGGCCGATGGCGTGCGAACGGTCGTTGCCGTCCTCGATCGAGCGCACCGAGCCGATGTGGCTCTGGTCGCTGACCGCGGTGAGCGCGCGGATCGCGGTCTCGACCGTCTGGCCGAGGTCGTCGGCATCCATCGAGAGCGCGATGTTCATCGAGCCGAGGTTGCAGGAGATGTCCTTACCGATCTCCTTGTACGACAGGTCGTCGTTGTAGGTGGTCGGCGTGTTCACCTGCAGGATCTCGCTGCAGAGGTTGGACATGTTGATGCGCCCCTTGATGGGGTTGGCCTTGTTGACCGTGTCCTCGAACATGACGTACGGGTAGCCGGACTCGAACTGGATCTCGGCGACGGTCTGGAAGAACTCGCGGGCGTTGATCTTGGTCTTCTTGATGCGCGGGTCGTCGACCATCTCGCGGTACTTCTCGGTGACCGAGATGTCGCCGAAGGGCACGCCGTAGACCTTCTCCACGTCGTACGGCGAGAACAGGTACATGTCCTCGTCGTTCTTGGCGAGCTCGAACGTGATGTCCGGCACCACGACGCCGAGCGACAGCGTCTTGATGCGGATCTTCTCGTCGGCGTTCTCGCGCTTGGTGTCGAGGAAGCGCATGATGTCGGGGTGGTGGGCGTTGAGGTAGACCGCACCCGCGCCCTGACGCGCACCGAGCTGGTTGGCGTAGCTGAAGCTGTCTTCGAGGAGCTTCATGACGGGGATGATGCCAGAGGACTGGTTCTCGATCTGCTTGATCGGCGCGCCGGCCTCACGGATGTTCGACAGCAGCAGGGCGACGCCACCGCCGCGCTTGGAGAGCTGCAGCGCGGAGTTGATGCCGCGGGCGATCGACTCCATGTTGTCCTCGATGCGCAGCAGGAAGCAGCTGACGAGCTCGCCACGCTGGGCCTTGCCCGCATTGAGGAAGGTGGGGGTGGCCGGCTGGAAGCGGCCGGAGATGATCTCCTCCACGAGGTTCACGGCGAGCTTCTCGTCGCCGTCCGCGAGGGCGAGAGCGGTCATCACGACGCGGTCCTCGAAGCGCTCGAGGTAGCGCTTGCCGTCGAACGTCTTCAGCGTGTAGCTCGTGTAGTACTTGAACGCGCCGAGGAACGTCTCGAAGCGGAACTTCTTCGAGTAGGCGAGGTCGTTGAGCTTCTGCACGAAGTCGAACGAGTACTTCTCGATGACGGCGCCCTCGTAGTACTCCTTCTCCACGAGGTAGTCCAGGCGCTCCTTGAGCGAGTGGAAGAACACCGTGTTCTGGTTCACGTGCTGCAGGAAGTACTCCCGGGCGGCGCGCTTGTCGGCGTCGAACTGGATCTTCCCGTTCGCGTCGTACAGGTTCAGCATCGCGTTGAGGGCGTGGTAGTCCAGGCCCTCGTATGCGGGGTTCACCTTGAATGCCACTGTCTCGGTCACTGAAGATTCCACCGTCGTTCCAATCCGTCGCTCACGCGATCCACGTCGTCCTGTGTGCCGAAGATCTCGAGCCGATACAAGTGAGGCACGTGACACTTGCGGCTGATGATGTCGCCGGCGAGGCAGAACGCGTCGCCGAAGTTGGTGTTGCCCGCGGAGATGACCCCGCGGATGTGGCGCCGGTTGCGCTCGTCGTTGAGGAACCGGATCACCTGCTTGGGCACGGCCCCCTTCTCGACCCCGCGCCCGACGCCCCCGCCGTAGGTGGGGGTGACCAGCACGAAGGGCTCGTCGACGACGAGGTCCTCTTCGGTCCGGTGGAGGGGGATGCGTCGGGCGGGAAGCCCGAGCTTCTCGATGAAGCGCGCGGTGTTACCCGACACGCTCGAGAAGTAGACCAGGAGCGGCGCTGCGGTCGCGACGGCGCTCATGGTCGGTCACGCCAGGCGGGACGCGAGCTCGTCGATCTTGTCGGGACGGAAGCCCGACCAGTGGTCCTCGTCGGTCACGACGACGGGCGCCTGCATGTAACCGAGCGCCTTGACCTGCTCCAGGGCCGTCGGGTCTTCCGACAGGTCGTGGATCTCGTACTCGATGCCCTTGGCATCCAGGGCACGGTAGGTCGCGTTGCACTGGACGCAGGAAGGCTTGGTGTACACCGTGATCGACATCTGAACCCCTCAAATCTCTGGTTTCTCCGGCAGACCTCCGCCGGGATCTCAATACTACATATAGGGACGGACATTCGGTGCGACCACAAGGGGTAGTAGTTACATCCGTGTAGTTTTTCCACCGCTCTCTACAGATACAACACAGGTTGTCCACTGTTTCTTCCACAGGCGGACCCCTGCCCCCGGGGTCGTCGACCCGCGAGAAATCGCGGCCGGGAGGAGCCTGTGAGAGATCCATCCACAGGCGGCACCCTACGAGGGGCCTCCGACATCGCGCGGCCTGTGGAATTCGTCGCACGGCGTGTCACCGGCGTGTCGCGGCGTGTCCGTCGCCGGCTCGTCTCACCGACCTCCCCGCCGCCCGGTACCGTTGTCTGGTGGCGGGTTATCGGGATCTTCTTCGCACGCCGGGAGTGGGCCGCATGATCGCCGCCCAGCTCACCGCGCGTTTCCCCAACGGGATGATGTCCTTGGCGATCCTGTTGCATGTCGAGCAGCAGACCGGGTCGTACGGATCGGCAGGCCTCGTCCTCGCGGCGACCAGCGTCGGCCAGGCGGTCGCCGGGCCGATCACCAGCAGATGGATGGGCGCCTGGGGGATGCGGCGCGTGCTGACCCTGACCCTGACCGTCTGCGTGATCGCGGTGCTCGGCCTGGGGTTGCTGCCGCTCTCGGTCCCCGGCTACATGGCCCTCGGCATGGTCGCCGGCCTCTCGACCCCGCCTGTGCAGGCGGCCGTCCGCACGATCTATCCGAAGCTGGTCAACGCCGGCCAGCTCACTCCCCTGTTCTCGCTGGACGCCTCGCTGCAGGAGATCATCTGGGTGCTGGCCCCCGTGGTCATCACCCTCGTCTCCACTCAGGTCGGCACCATGGAGGGCCTGCTGCTGGTGGCGATCGTCCTCGTCGCCGGCGGCGCCTGGTTCATCCTCTCCCCCGAGGTCGGGCGCGTGCGCATCCCCCGCAGCCGCAACGCACTGGGCAAGGTCGTCCTCAAGCCGCCCGTCCTCCTGGCCACCATCATCGGCTTCCTCCTCATCGGCGCCTGCTCGGCGGTCGAGGTCGGCGTGGTCGCCACGTTCGAGCACGGCAGCCTCGCCGCCGGCCTCATCCTCGCGGTGTTCTCCGCCGGAAGCCTGGCGGGCGGCCTCGCCTTCGGCCACATCCCGATCGGCCCCTGGGCGATGGCGCGCCGCCTGCTCATCGTCACCGTGGGCCTCGCCCTCACGATGGTCATGCTCAACGTCTTCTGGCTGGGCGGCACCCTCATCCTCGCCGGGATCGGCATCGCCCCCGCCCTCGCCGTGCTGTTCGCGATCACGACGGCCAGCGTGAAGTTTAGTGAGACGGCCGAGGCCTTCGGCTGGGCGGGCACCGGACAGCTCATCGGTGCCGCAGCCGGATCCGCGGTCGCCGGCTTCCTCGTCGACGTCGGCGACTGGCGCGGCGCCTACCTGGCGGCCACCATCTTCGCGGGCGTCGGACTGCTCGTCTCGATCGTGTTCGTCCGTTCCTTCCCCGATCTCCGTCACCGCGACGCCAGCCCCCATCCCGACACCGAGCCCCTGGCGGTCACCCCCTCATGAGCCCCTCCCTTGCGTCCTCCTCCCCCGCGATCGTGTGCGTCGGCGAGTCGATGGCACTGATCACGCCCACCGGCGCCGACCTCGCGTCCGCCGACGCGGCATCGATCACCCACGCGGGTGCCGAGGCCAACGTCGCCGTCGGCGTCGCGGCGGCCGGTCATCGAGCCGCCTGGGCGTCACGCCTCGGCGACGACCCGCTCGGTCGGCGCCTCACCGCAGAGCTGAAGCGGCGCCGCGTCGAGCTGTGGACCGAGGTCGACGCCGACGCACCCACCGGCGTGATGTTCAAGGACCCGGGCGTCGAGTCCTCAGCCGTCTACTACTACCGCCGCGGCTCCGCGGCCTCCCGCATGGCGCCCGGCTTCCTCTCCGCTGCGCGGCTCTCCGGCGTCCGCATCGTGCACACCACCGGGATCACCCCTGCGCTCTCCCCGACGTGTCGGTCCATGGTCGATCGGCTGTTCGCGGACGCGCGTGCCGCCGGAGCCGTCGTCTCGTTCGACGTGAACGACCGCCGCGCCCTCTGGAGCCCCGAGGACGCGGCCGCGACGCTCGCGCGCCTGGCCGACGCCGCGGACATCGCCTTCGTCGGACGTGACGAGGCCGAGCGCATCTGGGGCACCGCCACGGCCGCCGAGATCCGCGCCCACCTCCCGCGCTGCGGCCTCCTCGTCGTCAAAGACGGCGACGTCGGCGCCACGGCCTTCGCGGGTGACGCGGACCCGGTGTTCGTGGCAGCACCGACCGTGGACGTCGTGGAGCCGGTCGGCGCGGGCGACGCCTTCGCCTCGGGGTTCCTCGCGGCGACGCTCGACGGCGCCGACCTCGAGACGCGTCTGGCCGCGGGACATGAGGCCGCCGCGCGGGTGCTTCGCATCGCGGCGGACCTGCCTCCACTGGAAACGGTGCGCTGACCCCGCGTCCCCGGTCCCCCCGCGGTCGTAGGCTGGGTGCCATGCCCGCCGCCGTCACCCTCCCCCGCCTGACCTGGGGTGATCCGGCCGCGACCGGACACGCGCTCCTCGTCCACGGCCTCGGCTCCTCCGGCGCGCTCATGTGGCGGTTCGGGGATGCCCTCGCTGCCGCGGGTTGGCACGCCACCGCGGTCGATCTGCGCGGGCACGGCGACGCCCCGCGTGCGCTGGACTACTCCCTCGCGGGGTATGCCGCCGATCTCGTCGCGACGCGCCCTCCCGGCGCGGGAACCTGGGACGCGGTCGTCGGCCACTCGCTCGGCGGCGCCGCCGGCACCGTCGCGGCGGCGGCCGATGCGACCTGGACCCGACGGCTCGTACTCATCGACCCTGCGATCCACGTCGGCGAGCGGGACGCGGGCATCGTGCGCCGGAGCCAGGAACGCGCGTTCGCCGACAACCACCTCGACACGGTGCGTCAGGAGCATCCGCAGTGGCACCCGCAGGACCACGAGCTGAAGGTCGACGCGGTCCGTCGTGCGAGCGCCTGGGCGGTCGAGCAGACCAGCGTGCAGAACCAGCCGTGGGACGTCCGCGCGGATGCGGCCCGCCTGACGATGCCGACGCATGTGATCGCCGGTGACCCCGCCGTCTTCAGCATCTTCACCGGAGCCCTCGCCGACGAGGTGCTCGCGAGCAATCCCCGCATCTCCCTGTCGGTCGTGGCCGGCGCCGGCCACTCGGTGCATCGCGACCGCCCGGAGGAATCGATCCGACAGCTGCTGGAGGCCCTGGCATGAACGACTTCGATCCGTCGGCGTATCTCCCCGACGACCTGCTGGACCGCATCCGCGAACGCGCGCCGATCCACGACAGGGAGAACACGTTCCCGCAGGCCGACCTCGACGAGCTCCGCGCGTCCGGCTACCTGTCGGTCCTCGTGCCCCGGGAGCGCGGCGGTGCGGGACTCGGCCTGGAGCAGGTGGCGATCCTCCAGCAGCGACTCGCGGGAGCCGCGCCCGCGACGGCACTCGCGATCAACATGCACCTCGTCTGGACCGGCGTCGCCAAGGTCTTCTCGGATCGCGGGGTCCCCGGTCTCGAGTTCGTGCAGGACGGCGCGGTGGCCGGCGAGGTCTTCGCGTTCGGCATCAGCGAAGGCGGCAACGACCTGGTGCTGTTCGGGAGCGACACCGCGGCCGTCCCCGACGGCGGCGGCGGGTACTCCTTCACCGGCACCAAGATCTTCACGTCGCTCGCGCCCGTGTGGACGAAGCTCGGGCTGCACGGACTCGACACGACCAGCCCCGATGCGCCGAAGCTCGTCTTCGCCTTCGTGGACCGGACGGCGGCGGTCACCACCTCGGACGACTGGGACACGCTCGGCATGCGCGGAACCCAGAGCAGGACCACGCGGCTCGACGGCGCCGTCGCGGATGCGGCCCATGTGGTCCGCCGCCTCGACCCCGGCCCCAGTCCCGACCCGATCATCTTCGGGATCTTCTCCGTCTTCGAGATCCTCCTCGCCTCGGTCTACACCGGCATCGCCCGGCGGGCTCTGGAGCTGGCCGTGGCGACGGCGCACTCCCGGCGGTCCAAGAAGAGCGGTGCCGCCTACAGCCAGGATCCGGACATCCGCTGGCGGATCGCCGACATGGCCCTCGCCTACGACGCCCTGCCGCCGCAGATCGCCGCGCTCGCCCGCGACGTCGACGCGCGCGCCGACCATGGCGCTCGCTGGTTCCCGGCCCTCTCGGGGGTGAAGCACCGCGCCGTGACGATGGCCAAGCACGTGGTCGACGAGGCCATGCTGGTCGCGGGAGGCGGCTCCTACTTCTCCCGCAACGAGCTCTCCCGCCTCTACCGTGATGTCCTCGCCGGTGCCTTCCACCCGTCCGACCCGGAATCGGCGCATGCGACCGCGGCGAGCGCCTGGCTCGGCCCCGTGGAGGCCTGATCGGCGCAGCGCGGACGCGCTCGGCAGCGGCCGTTAGCGACCGTCAGCTCGTGCGCGGCGCGTCGTGGCGACGCGCGAGGAGCGCGAGGTGCAGCGCCGCGAGCGTCTCGCCGTCGTCCAGATCTGCACCGAGCAGCTCTCCGATGAGCGCGAGACGCTGGTAGAACACCGAGCGGGAGAGATGGCTCGCCGCCGCCGCGGCGGAACGGTTGCCCGGGTGCGCGACGAGCGCGGTGAGGACGTCCAGCAGATCGCCCCGGCGATCACGGTCGTGGCGGAGCAGCGGCGCCAGCATCTGTTCGCTGTGCGCCTGCAGGCGGCGATCATCGTGCAGGGCTGAGACGAAACGCTCCAGGGGCCGGTCGTCGACGCGGCGCACGGCCGGCGCCTCGCCGCGGGCCGCTCGCGCGGCGAGCGCGAGGGCCGCACGAGTCGAACCGAGGAGCCCGAGGACCCCGGAGCTCTCGGGGCCGACCACCGCGGGGGCGCCGCCGGCCACCCGCTGCACTGCGGCGTCCGACAGGGAGCCGGGGCCGACGAGCAGGACGACGTCGGCACCGCGCCGGGCTCCGACCGCAGCGAACCCGGCCGCGCGGGCACGATCCACGAGCGGCCCCGCGGGCTCGTCTGTCCGGATCACCAGACCTCGGCTCCCGGTCGGCGCCGGATCGAGGCCGAGCCGGCGGAGGCGGGACGCGATGTCCTCCTCGCGCGCGAAGCGGGCGCCGAGGAGGTCGTCGATGAGCCCGCGATGGGCGAGCAGGGACCACGCATCGTCGCCGTCGGCGAGACAACCGAACGCCAGGGCGGTCGCCCCGAGCTCGAGCACCGTGGCGCGTCCCGCGGGGTGCGGGGGCCCGTCGTCCGCCCTGAGCCAGCCCCAGCGCACACCGCGCGCCTGGACGGGGACGCGGTCGCCTCCCTCCGGAGCGCCCGGTCGCAGGACCGTGGCGAGGGGCAGACCGAGCGCCTCAGCGGCGATCACCTCCCCGGACGGATTCTCCAGGACCACCGGGGCGTCCAGGGCGCGGGCGACCTCCGACACGATCACGTCGGCGGGAGCGCCCCGGAGGCTGAGCTCGGTGAACAGGTCATGCAGCCGCTGTCGCTCCCGGAGCGCGGCGGTCTGCGCGTCGATCAGCGCGCGGTGCACGGCCTCCGTGACGGCGACGAACTTCACCTCGACGGCGAGGGCGACGAGGGCGAGCCCCGAACCCGCGCACGCCTCGACCACCGCGTCGGGGACCCGCGACATCCGTGCGCCGAGCTCGATCACGACCCCGGACACCCCGGCTCGCGTCAGTTCCGTGACGAGACGGCGCAGCGCCCCGGCTTCCGTCGGCCACGCCGCACCCGTCGTGAGCAGCAGCTCCCCGCCGTCGAGCAGACGGGCGACGTCCGCGCTGTCCGAGGCGTGGACCCACCGGACGCCCGCGTCGAGGGCTGCGCCGCCGACGAGCACGGCCGGCGCTCCCCGCTGAACGACGGGGAGCGCAAGGACGTCCACGACTCGAAGCGCGGCGGGCGGTGCCGCCGGACGATCTGTCCGGACGAAGACGGAGTCCTGACGATCTGACACTCTGCACGCCTTCCGTCCTCTGTGACTATGGCAGTATCCCCAGCGTAGCGACCTCGGTCAGAGTGTTCGACGCGCGACGACTCGCGAAGGAGCCCCGTGGACATC harbors:
- a CDS encoding PucR family transcriptional regulator is translated as MDVLALPVVQRGAPAVLVGGAALDAGVRWVHASDSADVARLLDGGELLLTTGAAWPTEAGALRRLVTELTRAGVSGVVIELGARMSRVPDAVVEACAGSGLALVALAVEVKFVAVTEAVHRALIDAQTAALRERQRLHDLFTELSLRGAPADVIVSEVARALDAPVVLENPSGEVIAAEALGLPLATVLRPGAPEGGDRVPVQARGVRWGWLRADDGPPHPAGRATVLELGATALAFGCLADGDDAWSLLAHRGLIDDLLGARFAREEDIASRLRRLGLDPAPTGSRGLVIRTDEPAGPLVDRARAAGFAAVGARRGADVVLLVGPGSLSDAAVQRVAGGAPAVVGPESSGVLGLLGSTRAALALAARAARGEAPAVRRVDDRPLERFVSALHDDRRLQAHSEQMLAPLLRHDRDRRGDLLDVLTALVAHPGNRSAAAAASHLSRSVFYQRLALIGELLGADLDDGETLAALHLALLARRHDAPRTS
- a CDS encoding acyl-CoA dehydrogenase family protein; amino-acid sequence: MNDFDPSAYLPDDLLDRIRERAPIHDRENTFPQADLDELRASGYLSVLVPRERGGAGLGLEQVAILQQRLAGAAPATALAINMHLVWTGVAKVFSDRGVPGLEFVQDGAVAGEVFAFGISEGGNDLVLFGSDTAAVPDGGGGYSFTGTKIFTSLAPVWTKLGLHGLDTTSPDAPKLVFAFVDRTAAVTTSDDWDTLGMRGTQSRTTRLDGAVADAAHVVRRLDPGPSPDPIIFGIFSVFEILLASVYTGIARRALELAVATAHSRRSKKSGAAYSQDPDIRWRIADMALAYDALPPQIAALARDVDARADHGARWFPALSGVKHRAVTMAKHVVDEAMLVAGGGSYFSRNELSRLYRDVLAGAFHPSDPESAHATAASAWLGPVEA
- a CDS encoding alpha/beta fold hydrolase, producing the protein MPAAVTLPRLTWGDPAATGHALLVHGLGSSGALMWRFGDALAAAGWHATAVDLRGHGDAPRALDYSLAGYAADLVATRPPGAGTWDAVVGHSLGGAAGTVAAAADATWTRRLVLIDPAIHVGERDAGIVRRSQERAFADNHLDTVRQEHPQWHPQDHELKVDAVRRASAWAVEQTSVQNQPWDVRADAARLTMPTHVIAGDPAVFSIFTGALADEVLASNPRISLSVVAGAGHSVHRDRPEESIRQLLEALA
- a CDS encoding sugar kinase produces the protein MSPSLASSSPAIVCVGESMALITPTGADLASADAASITHAGAEANVAVGVAAAGHRAAWASRLGDDPLGRRLTAELKRRRVELWTEVDADAPTGVMFKDPGVESSAVYYYRRGSAASRMAPGFLSAARLSGVRIVHTTGITPALSPTCRSMVDRLFADARAAGAVVSFDVNDRRALWSPEDAAATLARLADAADIAFVGRDEAERIWGTATAAEIRAHLPRCGLLVVKDGDVGATAFAGDADPVFVAAPTVDVVEPVGAGDAFASGFLAATLDGADLETRLAAGHEAAARVLRIAADLPPLETVR
- a CDS encoding MFS transporter; translated protein: MAGYRDLLRTPGVGRMIAAQLTARFPNGMMSLAILLHVEQQTGSYGSAGLVLAATSVGQAVAGPITSRWMGAWGMRRVLTLTLTVCVIAVLGLGLLPLSVPGYMALGMVAGLSTPPVQAAVRTIYPKLVNAGQLTPLFSLDASLQEIIWVLAPVVITLVSTQVGTMEGLLLVAIVLVAGGAWFILSPEVGRVRIPRSRNALGKVVLKPPVLLATIIGFLLIGACSAVEVGVVATFEHGSLAAGLILAVFSAGSLAGGLAFGHIPIGPWAMARRLLIVTVGLALTMVMLNVFWLGGTLILAGIGIAPALAVLFAITTASVKFSETAEAFGWAGTGQLIGAAAGSAVAGFLVDVGDWRGAYLAATIFAGVGLLVSIVFVRSFPDLRHRDASPHPDTEPLAVTPS